Genomic window (Elgaria multicarinata webbii isolate HBS135686 ecotype San Diego chromosome 16, rElgMul1.1.pri, whole genome shotgun sequence):
GGTTCGGCGAAACACCGTTGTCCCGGTATTCCCTAGCGAGAATCTCCCCAGCAAAATGTTGCTTGTCTATGACATCTGCCTGACGTCAGATCTCCACCCTCTGGCTGAAGGTCAAGAGAATGGGTGTGTACAAGAGAAGATGATGGAGCATCTTTTCAAAGCCTTTGTCCGATATGGTGTAATTTCATCCGTTCGCATTCTCAAGCCCGGGAAGGACCTCCCGCCGGATATCAAGAGGTTCAGTAGCCGCTACAGCCAAGTCGGCACCAAAGAATGCGCCATCGTGGAGTTCGAAGAGGTCGACGCTGCTATAAAGGCTCACGAGTCGATGTGTATCACGGATCACGAAACTGCCATGAAAGTGGTCCTCATTGGGATGAAGCCTCCCAAAAAGAAGGTTCTAAAAGACAAGAACCGTGAGGACGAGTCCGGCAAGGGCCTTCACAAAACGCGATCCATTAATAAGAGAGTCGAAGAACTTCAGTTCGTGGGCGACGAATCTTCAGCCAACAGCTCCTCGGAGCCTGACAGCAACCCCGCCTCTCCCATCTCAGGACGCAGGAGCGGCACTTCCAACAAATTGAGCCCGTCCTCTTATCAGAACAATCACCTAAGCCCCAACGTGTCTCCCAGATCAAGCCCTTGGAGCAGTCCTTCCTCGCTGCGTAAAGTTTCCAGGATGTCTCCTCTGGCCGAAGACGGCAGGCTCAGCCTGAGCACGAGTCCCGAGACATCAAGGAGGTGTGCCGATTATTCGTCGGACAGTAGCATCACCCCTTCTAGTAGCCCGTGGGTTCAGAGGCGGAGACGGCAAGCTCAGACTCTGACGCAAGAGAAAAGTCCAGTCGGTAGCCCAATGCAAAGCCCCAAAATACAGGGTGCAGTTGGATTCCCCGTTGGAGTGTTGCGTTTACCCAAAGGCCCGGATGGCACCAAAGGATTCCATAACAGTCACGAAAGGAGTAAGCCCACAAAGAATGAGTGAGCGTTGCTTTTGTTCGTGCCACACAACCTCCAATCAGTGAATGATTCCAGTGCTGAATCACTTCAAGGACTTTGGTCAAGGcagtattttcatttttaaaaaagcttttgtaTCTGTGTAGCTTTGTATGTTTGCACATAATCTACGTTGTctttatatgtatttttattgtttttcaagTCTCCTCAACATTGAtgcattttactttttttttttaaatgccagataTAACTGAATATTTTATGGGGAAAACTTTTTAATTTGCAAAGCTCTGTTCAAAAAATGGCAAAGTGCAAATGTATTTCGTTGATGCGGTTGTCTGGGTTGTACCAATTCACGACACGGTATGTTGAAGTCTTTCTTTTTTGTAACGTTTTGAAGGAACACAAGAGTTCCTGATATTTTGCTAGAATCTTGTCTAATGTCAAAAAGACCCTTCCTAGCCTATAATACAACCAAAAAGTGTATTTTtggtattataaataaataacacagatCTTTAAACCTGTGTCCTGGGCTTGTTGGACTAAAAGCTGGGCCGATGAGAGTGAAGATTAAGGAATGTATAAAATGGTAAAACTTTgtgctctggaactcactaccacaagatgtggtaacggccaccaatttggctgtgtttaaaaggggggttggataaattcctggaggcgaaggctatccatggctacgagccctgatggttgtgtgctacctccagtattcgaggcagtaagcctgtgtgccccagttgctggggaacatgggcgggagggtgctgttgcaccaggtcctactttgttggtccctgaccgacggctgcttggccactgtgtgaacaaagtggtgtcatggacccttggtctgatccagcatcagggctcttcttatgttcttaaagaataTGTAGACCAATGGTTTTCAAATTTTGACTTACCTGCTGAGGAAACTCTTGCCACAGAACTTTTTTGCAAAGCATTATGGATAAAGCAAAAAATCACCAAAAGTGAAAAGACATGAATCTGACTCCCCAGTCCTAATCTCAATCTAACCATTACACTACACTGCCTTAACATAACCTTAAAGCCCTTCATTAACAGCTCCAGCAAATCAATTCCCTTTCTGCCAGCACTATTGCCTCCCTACAGACACATGAATTACC
Coding sequences:
- the LARP6 gene encoding la-related protein 6, which translates into the protein MYWLLRAWLDAWLRRRQLLLPGRGQPGPSAPRCRGGEEREEEEAAAGSSASAPAASVLRRQRREAAAAASPGAPLLPRRRRAGGMTEPEGGGPVEIRVAAVPDDDDDEEEEERRRGLLRLAPLGGGSCSEDDSGRGGGGGGWKSSGGENDGDDSGHNWKPPEHELILKLVAQIEYYFSDENLEKDAFLLKHVRRNKMGYVSVKLLTSFKKVKHLTRDWRTTAYALKYSDILELNDDSRKVRRNTVVPVFPSENLPSKMLLVYDICLTSDLHPLAEGQENGCVQEKMMEHLFKAFVRYGVISSVRILKPGKDLPPDIKRFSSRYSQVGTKECAIVEFEEVDAAIKAHESMCITDHETAMKVVLIGMKPPKKKVLKDKNREDESGKGLHKTRSINKRVEELQFVGDESSANSSSEPDSNPASPISGRRSGTSNKLSPSSYQNNHLSPNVSPRSSPWSSPSSLRKVSRMSPLAEDGRLSLSTSPETSRRCADYSSDSSITPSSSPWVQRRRRQAQTLTQEKSPVGSPMQSPKIQGAVGFPVGVLRLPKGPDGTKGFHNSHERSKPTKNE